In Candidatus Devosia phytovorans, the DNA window CTGACAAAGGCGGAGGACAGCAGGCCGTTCATATCCTCTAGGGGTAGATTGCTGTTCATCGCGTCGACCACCGTCTTGCCCTGCCAACTGGGCAGCGCTTTGGCAACGTCGGGGTGCGCCTCGAACCGGACCGCGAGCATGATGATGTCCGCCTTGACGGCCTCCGCGAGCGTTTTTGGGATAACGGTCGGCCCGATCGCCGCCGCTTCGGCTGCAAAGCTTGCCGGGTCGCGTGTCGTGGCAACGGAAACTTCGATGCCGTTACGGGCAAATGCCTTGGCCAGCGCCTGGCCAATGCTGCCGAAGCCGATAATTGCGTAAGTCATGATTTTCTCGTTAGGTTCAACACGTCGGGGTCAGACTTGCGCCAAGCCGCCATCCACGGCGACTTCGCTGCCGGTCATGAAGCTGCTGTCCGACGAGGCGAGAAATGCGGCCACCGCGCCGACTTCCGCCGGATCGCCCATGCGCTGGAGCGCCGTCATCGCGCCGTAGACCGCCAGCCCCTCCGCTCCAAGCGCCGCCTTGGCCAGTTCGGTAGCCACGGAACCGGGCGTCAGGACATTGACCCGGATGCCGCTTCCCTTGAGGTCTTCCGCCCAGGTCCGCGCCAGGTTGCGCACGGCTGCCTTGCTCGCGCCATAGGCGCTGAAGCCCGGGGCTCCCGTGGTGCCGGCACTCGATCCGGTGAGGATGATCGAACCGCCCGGACCCATGAGCGGCAATGCCTTCTGCACGGTGAGGACGGTCCCTTTCACATTGGTGTCGAAAGCCTCGTCGATATGCTCGGCGGTGATCTGGCCGAGCTTGAGCGGACCGCCCGTGCCGGCATTGGCGAAGACGATGTCGAGGGTGCCGCGCTCGGCTTGCACGGCCGCATAGAGCCGGTCGAGGTCTGCCTCATCGGCGACCGAGCCCTGCACCGCGCGGGCATTGGGCCCAAGCTGTGCAATGGCAGCATCGAGTGCGTCCTGCCGGCGGCCGAAGATGAAGACTACGGCGCCTTCCTCGATGAAGCGATGTGCAGCGGCGAGGCCGATGCCGGTTGCGCCACCGGTAATCACGGCGGTCTTGCCATTCAGTCTGGTCATGTTTTGCATCCTTGGTTTCATTAATTCGGCTTTGGGCGAGGTCGCCTTGAGCCGAAACATAGGCTCGTCGCGGGCAGTCACTCAGTGTCCAATCGCGCACATCGGCGGTGCGAAAACGATCCAGTCACATCATCTGCCGTTGCGGCGAGCGCAGAAATGGCGCTCAATGAGCGTTGGTGGGACTGGGGAAGTCGCACCCTACGGCGCGGGAATGCACCATGATGGACTGGGACGATGTTCGCTATTTTCTTGCCGCGGCGCGCGGAGGTTCAGTGCGGGCCGCTGCCAAACGCCTCGGCGTTAACCACGCGACCGTGCTGCGACGCATCGCCCAGCTCGAGGACCGCCTGGGAACTCAGATGTTCGAGCGGCTGCCTTCAGGCTACCGCCTGACGGCCGCAGGTGAAGAGGTCCTCGAGTTGGCCAGCCAGATGGAAGCGTCGTCTATTCAATTGGAGACGCGCGTCTTCGGGCGCGACCAGAGCGTGCACGGGCCGCTGCGGGTCACGCTGCCACCGCCCCTCGCTGCGCATCTGCTCATGCCGGACCTGGCCGATTTTGTCCGCCTGCATCCGGGCATCGAGATGGAAATCCTGTCGTCAGGTGCGCTGGCCAACCTGACCAACCGGGAGGCCGACGTCGCGATCCGTGTTGTCTATGATCGCGAGACCCTGCCGCCCAATCTTTACGGCCTCAAGGGACCGGCGCTCTACGGCGGCTTCTATATGTCCAGCGCTCGACTCGCCGAATGGCGGGCGGGCGGGACGGATCCCAGATGGATCGGCATCAGCGGCCAAGGCGTCCCGGACTGGACCCGCGCCGGAGAACTTCGCACCACTGGCACTCCGTTCTGGACCACTGACTTTGCAGCACAGATCGCAGCGGTGCGGCAGGGCATCGGCATCACGGCGATCCCATGCTTCGTCGGAGATACCGATCCCCTGTTGGGGAGGGTGTCGGATATCGACCTGCAGCTCTATGGACCGGTCTGGCTTCTCGCTCAGGGGGAAACACGCAAGACCAAGCGCGTGCGGCTCTTCACTGAGTTCCTCTCCCGCCGGCTTGACGCCTACGCGCCGCTTCTCGCCGGTCAGCTCATATCGCCCGACTTACGCTGGGCAGGTCACAGACGAAGGGTGCAGCAAGTCTGTGATCATCTCACATCGGCCAGTGATGAGGTGGATGGCAGCTTTTCGGACTTCGATTTAAGCTATAGATGACCGAAATGGGGTCGGCATTAAACCGACCGTTTATGGCGCCAGGATACCGGCGTCGTCGGGTTGGGAAGCGGGCCGGCAGGTGTTGGAAGCTGAAAGCCTAAAAGCATCAGGACGGCGATTGGTGACGTCGAGCCAATGGAAGGCCAGCGCAGACCATGATTCCGGCAGGATCAGCGAGGTTTTGGTAAGCCACGCTCTCGGTACTCGTCGATGGCTTTTGGTAAGCCACGCTCTCGGTACTCGTCGATGGTGATGTCGCCGGCAACGTACAGCGCGGTCAGTTCCTCTAACACGGGATCCCAAACGTAACCTTGGCGCATATTCATGGCGCGCGCTTGGTCCGTGCTCTTCTTGCGAGCAGCTACTGCTTCGGGAGAGCGATCAGTTCCGTTGCCCTGAGAGGTCATCCATGGATCTCCTGTTCGGACCAAAATTAGTGCCCGGAGCGGGAAAATCCAATGTGCTGTAGAGCTTTGTGCACTTTTTCATTGTGACACATTTTTGCTGAAGTGGACTGGCAAACTGCGTTAGATCGAGGTTACTCCAGGAGAAATTCCTGATCGCCAACGCTGATGCGTGTTTTTCAAATGCCGGTGACCGGCGTTCGCAGGACCGGTTACTGTGTCGTCAAAATATCAGACAGGAGGTGGACATGGGACTCTTGAGGGATTTTCTCTCAGCCTTGAACCGAACGCCGGAGGAAAACCACGCTGAAATCGAGCAGATGTATCCCGGCTATCTGGCGAAGCTGGACGCCGCACGCAAGCGCGATACCGCCGCAGCAGCGCGGGAGGCAAGCCTGATCGCTCATCGCAAGTCAGGGTCGGCCATGTCGGAGACCGCCGAAGCGGCGCATCAGATGGCCATGA includes these proteins:
- a CDS encoding NADPH-dependent F420 reductase; amino-acid sequence: MTYAIIGFGSIGQALAKAFARNGIEVSVATTRDPASFAAEAAAIGPTVIPKTLAEAVKADIIMLAVRFEAHPDVAKALPSWQGKTVVDAMNSNLPLEDMNGLLSSAFVSQAFSGAKLVKGWNHLLAATLATDPEVDGGHRVVFLSSDDADAIPPVAALAKRLGFAPVDLGKLDQGGALVHARGRIWGPLIFKDLLKKEQ
- a CDS encoding SDR family NAD(P)-dependent oxidoreductase, whose amino-acid sequence is MTRLNGKTAVITGGATGIGLAAAHRFIEEGAVVFIFGRRQDALDAAIAQLGPNARAVQGSVADEADLDRLYAAVQAERGTLDIVFANAGTGGPLKLGQITAEHIDEAFDTNVKGTVLTVQKALPLMGPGGSIILTGSSAGTTGAPGFSAYGASKAAVRNLARTWAEDLKGSGIRVNVLTPGSVATELAKAALGAEGLAVYGAMTALQRMGDPAEVGAVAAFLASSDSSFMTGSEVAVDGGLAQV
- a CDS encoding LysR family transcriptional regulator, translated to MMDWDDVRYFLAAARGGSVRAAAKRLGVNHATVLRRIAQLEDRLGTQMFERLPSGYRLTAAGEEVLELASQMEASSIQLETRVFGRDQSVHGPLRVTLPPPLAAHLLMPDLADFVRLHPGIEMEILSSGALANLTNREADVAIRVVYDRETLPPNLYGLKGPALYGGFYMSSARLAEWRAGGTDPRWIGISGQGVPDWTRAGELRTTGTPFWTTDFAAQIAAVRQGIGITAIPCFVGDTDPLLGRVSDIDLQLYGPVWLLAQGETRKTKRVRLFTEFLSRRLDAYAPLLAGQLISPDLRWAGHRRRVQQVCDHLTSASDEVDGSFSDFDLSYR